CCGAAAATAACTGTTTGGTTACGGCACCTAGAGACCTTTTAAACTTTACGAATTGGACTGTCTTTCACGGAGAATCTCAGTCTACGATGTTGTTCACCAAGGTTTACCAGGATTTTTCACTTCCATTTGAGATTTTCATTGTTGGAAAAGTGGCCAATGAAATCATGTGTCTCATTCGgtacaattttttgaaaattggctcAGTTTGAAGCACATACAGTTCCAATCAAATACCcaaaatttgttgaaatctgtcagagctaatcgaatgtatttagaaaaatgacaaattacagaatattggcaaactGTCTGActgaccttgactttttaccactcAGGCaatttccataatgtggcaaagaattAAGAAACTCATCAAAGAAAAGGATAAATATTGAGAAAGTTAggtcaaaaataagaatatatcTGCTTGTCATTAGATGTGATGTAGCCATGGTAACGGCcaatccaaaaattgacaccacagggaaaactttaagagaaattaactggtttccttttgtaactcgtgccTCATAATGAGGGTTTTTGGAAATACATGTACTCTAGGGACCCTGCATTTTTATTAGTGACCATTTCCAATAATCTTATTTtgaagaataagaataaatatTGTTAGATTTTGCAGATTTCAAGTAAGGTCCAAAAAAGCGACTTAAGCACTGAATGATAATGAAAGAGACCTCTTTTAATGATGTTGATTAATTTTAGAATTAAATAAGATTTAATGTCGtgatttttacaacaaaatcttaaatggAGTATGTGAGTGTTTTGGTTGTATACAGGCAACTGTTGTTGCGAAGAGATCATGTGCAAATTGTTGTAAATTTgcttatttaaattatttttaatccTTTCAGTCTTGAGAGTGAGGcagattttattcgtcaattgGGGGTCGCTTCCAGAGATGCAAGTTGGTCGAGCGCGAGGAGTAGACTGGGAcgagaaacatttttttcttgtacCCATCTTCTCCACACGCTCGGCCAACCAAAGAAGAGACTGCCTGTAATTAAGCAAATGCTGGCAATTCGTGCATCCTTTACTTACATCCCGCAGTGATGTAGTTGACAGTGATTGGGTCGTGAAGCCTGTTATACCGCTGGATATCTTTCAAGCAAACCTCAAAATCTGTGCTGGTCATGTTCTAAAGGAACAAATGGATTAAGTTCATACATTTCAAAGGAGTCAGttgatacatgtacattcatTAAGGCCCATATTTTCGCACTGAAACTCGCCGACTCTTGCCACTGCATTTACATGTAGTGGATACCAATTTTAATGGGCGCAATCCATTCAACCAAAATTCAGACTGCTCCGATCGGGAAAAGTGGTCCACCTCAAAAGGTGGACCACTTTTTTCGAAACTTTTATGGTTGGACTCAACCATTCCACTGAGTTTTGGACCgaaaattccggaaatttttgttGAATAGATTGCACCAAATACCTCATCCCATTCTCGGGGTAATTTcacaattaatcataaccattacaattttttaaaatttgattggtgcattaactacttttattttgcgaataaaattattgtgtagggttgaaatcggaGAGAGAAATcagacagttacatcagccaatcatattaattgcactcagcttaatccaccaatcacacaATTTATCACAATAATCATCGCaccaaccacttaccctacaaaactggggattttccgaaatggacaaatttgtaacaaagtcattagacagtgaaaaaggaatgcatttgttttctcagaaattgtaatggttaagattaattggtaacaggactttgtGTCATtcaatttgtataggtaatcacatgaggccgagtactattaaggattaattgcacgagtgttttggaaattttccaaaattgcccgagtcgcgaagtGACGAGGGcgatttggaaaatttccaaaacacaagtgcaattaatccttaatagtacgaggactcatgcgattacttgtttatcaataaagggcaaaatttacACGCAGGAAAATCAGGTGCGCAGTCTATTTATATCTGGGAAGCCTGTTTAGCGCTACGGCAAATCATCAATCAAATTGGACTGACCAATCGATTCAAGGAGACTTTATTCTCCAAAACCGTGTCATGATACACTGCCAAAAGTCTAGAAAACAAAGCTCATTTCAACAGAGCGTTTCTGCTAACAGATTGCTATGCAACAGATTAACCAATCATTCACAGGTAATcaagccctctcttgattaccaaaaatgccctctgtctcagccaatcagcgctcagtaattttgccctttattgataaggtctgtaatcatacttgtgattaaacaaatcggattCCCACAACACAGTCGTCTGATTTGGATAATCACTTAATATAATATTATGATTACAGACTgcattggactccactcagtcctgttATCATTATTAATCCACAAAGGGAAGACACCAAAAAATAgggatttcaaaaattttaaacaatagtaatttGTAAGTTGCATCCTTCTGGAATTTCCCATAGCCTCTGTGGTCAGGGTATTTTACCACTAAGATTTGATGAAGTTTTTCTTAGTACTTAATGCACACTCAATGAAACTACCAGGAACAACCTGAACATGCACTAACTAGTTACCTAACAAAAAGCCTACAATGCTAAGCATGGCAGAAATTCCAGAGGTATGAGGTCACAGGGTCTAGAGAAACCCACATTGATTGCTAGTATTttgggcaagatttccgcacaggtccctacttcattatgcatacggtcctttgtttcaagaaaacaatagcgataacaatagacgccCTTTGGGAGTGTAGCGCTTTGTTTGGTCttcttagaggttttttttaaagtctatatggacttaaataAAATCGGtaaaatttttgtcttaaatacggaaaatcgaacattttcaacttaatttttgcacttttctagcaattttagccatttgtcaattttaaaataagcgaaagaagtggAATTTTAAGAAATCTTTGTACAAATACGGTTCAGATTCTAATGTACAAAACAAACGGACCAAATAAAAGTTTGCGGAAATTGTATGCCTACCTTCTTTTTGCTCTTAAAATTGTCCTTTGTTTCTTTGTCATTCACCAAAGCAAAGTGagggtttgttttctttcctgtatAATGTACGGCTCTTTTTGCCGAATCACGAGCGGTGCATAGAGAGGGCTCTTTATCGCACATTGTACAAATCAGCgatatgctcaatgatgtttCCGAATGGatcacttttgttttgctgacgccACAACCACTCCTGTAGGTAGCTTTCAAACAGATCCACGGATGTTcctgtacgaggcatacttcgttttaCTCCCCACCATGTATTTTCAATGCGCTGCGTGTGGGCAAGCGTGTCTGGGTCAAcaaagtttaggcgatggttaactctGAGATGATGATAGCCCTCGTCTTGTAGGCAATCGTAAGCTTTCCACATGTCGCTCATCACGCATGTTCCAGGCAATATTTGAGCTCGGATAATTGGCAAGAGTGTCCCTTTATCCCTGCGCTCTACAGGGACAAGGAAGCAGGCCTTGGTTTCCCGGCAAATGCCACCAAAGACCCACTGTCCTTCGATGTAGCGACCTTTGTGATACTTCATCTTGCCAAACTTGGACTCATCAATCTCAACAGTTGTACCAGGACCGCCTATTGTTCTCGCATGTTGTTTCATTATTCTATCTGCACAAACCTCCCGGCAATAGTTATACCAATCTATCACCGTTTCTGTCAAGGTGGTTTCTTCATCTAACGCGGTTTCGTGCACTGCTTGTGTTGTGGTGAATTTATGCGCCCAAGCGTAAgttagggctaatattttttcaagggaaaGCTTACTACCAGAAAACCATGacttctggcggattgaagcttgtccattgcagttttttctagaGCATCGCCAAACAAATCCATCCCCCGATGCAGTTCGTTTTTGCCATTTGAGTGCGTTTCCGCACTCAGGTTTAGGGCATTTCATTGACGACGAGAGTAGATTGtgctctttgcaccactctatgcaccgcTCGTGATCGGCTAAAAGTCGGGATAGTTTCCATAAGTTTATATTTGATTCTTGAGAGGCGGCCATCAAGTTTCAAAATTCACAGTTTGCTGAAAAAGAGGGGTTAACGTCTACTCAAAGATTTCATATTGCAATAAATCGTGCATAAAAAATTTCCCATATAGGATGCCCCAATCACAAGGAGGTATACTCTTCCGTGCAGTGTTCTTTTAAGTGTGCAGCACGGGGGATGAAACAAACAAGCAATTCAGACATTCACAGATATGCTCGATTAACCTCCAAAAGAATTTTACTGGGTTCAACCTTAAGCCCaaagggttacggttagcattattaagggGTGACGTTGtttcaaaagaagcaaaatcagTGCATTTATTGGTGGTCGGCACGGCACGCgtatataattacttatcattgttatgtaaattgtCGTCCAGAATTCCAAAGAAATATCATtatcaaggtgtgaattagcaacttgacacgttagctcagtggtctagaagagggacaagtaatccagaggtttacagtggtaCGGAGTTCAAGGCAGACTGCGAGAGACTTCgaaaaaaggacagaaaaagccgagcgggatctggagaAGACAGACAGGACAAaggaatcgaaagaggaaagctgggacgaAAAGAAAAAAGCGCAATGTGAGCAAAAAGggcaaagaaaagagagagggagaaaaaaagagagggagggagcgagagagagagaatgaCATCCACTTTTGAttatcccgtaagtacaaattagccatTTATAGATGCGATTCCCTTGGGTATACGCATTGTTCTAGAAAACAATAGctcgaatgaataattaatatattctgcatgcataatgaagtagggacctgtacggaaatcattccgtaTTTTGGGCCGCAAAGTAAGTGACGTTAATTAAAAGTAGAAACAGTGAATCCACGAAAACGTTTTCatcaaataataaatttacttaCACTTCTACGCGAGACAAAGAAATGCAATTTAAACATAATAACAGAATAttagttatttttcttttaagctACATGAAGCTAATTTACAATGAAGTCTTGCAAATGTAATACATGCAAGCTGTCGATGATAATGAAGAGCAGCAGCATAATTATCATCTTATAATCTGATGAAGCTTAATGAAGATTCTAGCTGACTATGAAAGTCTGGAATGTTGCCAGAATCCTATAAATActccacatacatgtatgattgcAGTCCATATTTCTTAATTATAAAGTTACCTGGTACTAGAAGATCTGTACATTGGTTCCACGTCACATCCTGTTTGGCTTACACTGCTTACATTGTAGTCAAGCTGGCAACCATAAGCCATGATTCATAAAGCCTTGTTACATTTAGCCCTTTACTGAATAAAGGTTTTTGCATTGACAGCCAACTTCGTTCGCCATTTTTTTATATTACCCAGAAGATACTGGTAACTCGTGTCTCTCCCAGGGCCCTCGCATTCAACTCATTGTCCTGGGAAGTTTGAACGTGGCGTACATAACATCAAAACACGTTACAACAAGGCTGAGCCGGTGGCCATTTTTGTAAGAATGTGAAACAGGGAAGATTCATCACTGACAACTCTTAAGGGTTTGCTAGACAAAGCCGATAATGGAGAGTATTCTTGTTCATCAACTTAATTGAGGTATAGCTCTCTGGAGAACTGTGAATACAAGTAAGCCTGAACAGATAATAAGGTCatttattttttgctggtttgctAGGCTGAGAATGATATTAAAAGAGTTTCCGATCAattaagtaactaagtaagtaactttatttaccCACATATTGCAAATGAGCAAAAGCTCGTTTGAATGCAAATGTGCATTATtgtattggaaaaaaataaaataaataaaataaaataatattaaaataaatttaaaaataaataaattaaaaataaataaaaataaaaactcaaaAAACAATCCATTTACAAAGTGAGCAGATTAAAGGTCTGAAGATGGGCGATCTATTTACATGGAATACCATTACATTTGTATGAGGACAGCTTCATTGGTTTCAGATTTTTTCTAAACAGTGAAAGTGATTCTGTAGTTCTTAACTTATCGGGCAAATTGGTCCAAGAAGAATTTGGTTGGGGAAGTACAAGCTTTTGGTGTCCCCGAAGGTTGTAATCGCTATTTCTTTGTATGAacattttgcatatataatttGGTCTTCTGCCATAGATCCTTCTGTGTACCAGTACCAGTGACTGTTCAATCCGCCGGTGCTCCAGGTActttaaatttgcaaattttagtAATTCATTGTATGAGGTTGTCTTAGAAAGTCTAAGAAGAGTCCGCAAAGCAAATGCGTTTGCTGACTCTAGTTTTTCAGGTAGACCTTTCTTCAGGCCTAGGAATAGCGGGGCTGCATATTCAAAGTGGGGCAGTATAAATGCCAAGTAAAGTTTTAGCATTGTAGCATTGACACCTTTGCATTTACTTTACGGCAGATTTCCTTGATATGTACTTGAAAGGAGAGAGAGTTGTCAATAGTTACTCCAAGAAGTTTGATTTGGCTAATGTTATCTAGTTCATCCCTGTCGATTGTGAAGGGTGCTGGTAAAGTTGTTCTGTTAAAGGTGATTGATTGAGATTTAGTGTGGTTCACAGTCAAAAAGTTCACATGAAACCAGGTGGTGAGAAGATTAAGGTTGTGTTTTTAGGTTCATTTGAAGTGTAGTCAGATTAGTGCTTGAAGAGTATGCTGTTATGTCATCAGTGTATAGTTGTAGAGAGCACGAGATGTTCAAGAAATTCAcgtcatttaaaaatatattgaagAGAAGTGGACCCAGGACAGAACCTTGGGAAactccatgttttacaaatttcCAATCAGACCATTTGATATTTATCTTGACATACTGTTTTCGTTCTGTTACGTATGATAGTAAAAGTTTCAGAGCGTCTTCTGTAATACCCTAAACTGATAACTTTGTAATGACTTGATCCTCCTTTCTTTTTTAGAAATCAAGGTGTGACTCTAACAGGATTGTCCAAGTTTAAGGAGGGAGTTTCTAAAATACAGGAACTTCTGTCTTTGCAAAAAGGCACCCGTCTCCATTTGCaagagattaaaatggatttatCCCGAGGGAACGAAAAGGCGTTGAAAAACGCACCGTGGCTGACGCTGGACGTATTAAAGTTGATTAGGCAGAAAAGAATTGTTTACAAGAGAGCCAAGGTGTTAAACTCTGACAATCTTTGGGCACGTTGCCGAAATTTGAATACCTTAAACAACTAAGTGTCAAGACTGCAAATGAAGGCGATAGCAAATTGTTTTGGAGCTATGTTCGTTCACGTTGGAATGGATCAAATAACCTTGTGGCACTTAAAGTCGGTAAAATTACTCTCACCGATCACAAGGACATAGCGGACAGTTTAAATCGCTATTTCGCCTCTGTTTTTACATTAGAAAACTTGACTCATCTTCCTAACTTCCCACAAGTTGTCAGCACTGAAATTCTTACACAGGTATCAACTACTCCCAGTGAGGTTGAAAAGCTCCTGCGGCAATTAAATGCCAATAAAAGCTGTGGCCCCGATGATATTCATTCAAGAATCTTGAAATGTTGCAGTACTTCATTAGCCTTGCCCCTATGCACTCTGTTTAATACTTCGTTCAAATGTGATGAAATTCCTGACGACTGGAAAATAGCAAATGTCATTCCGCTTTATAAGAAAGGTGCAAAAGACAAAGTAGAAAACTACAGACCTGTTTCCTTAACTTCAGTCGCAAGTAAAATCTGCGAGAAGATTGTTAATATGAAGTCATTTTAGTCGTTATAGATGAGCGATTTGGTTTCATGAACAAGCGTTCCTGTTTATCGCAATTACTCGATACTTTCCATTCATGggccaaagaaagaaatgaatcGCAGATAGTGGATGTAATTTTATTGAAGTTTACAAAAGCATTCGACTCTTTTCCTCGTCAGCATCTGCTGGTGAAGTTGAAGGGATACGGAATTGGTGGAAATCTTCTTAGCTGGCTAGCCGACTTTATCACTGGtagaaaacaaagagtatcCTTCTGCAGCTATTTTTCTCCTTGGAGGATAGTCACTTCCGGTGTTACCCAAGGTAGCCTACTTGGGCCAGTCCTGTTCCTTGCTTATATTAATGACATTACAACCGGCGTCAAGTCAAGCATGCACCTGTTTGCGGATGACAGTAAGGTTTACAGGACTATTTATGATGAAAACGATGAGAAACAACTTCAATTCGACCTCAACACGCTACAGCAATGGAGTGAAAATTAGCAGCTTCATTTTCACCCTGATAAATGTGAGGTTCTACGTATAACCCATGCGAAAGATCATACTAGCTATCCCTATGAGCTCGCTGTTTGCACGCTTCAGCCTGTTACCGAAACAGTTGATTTGGGGGTCTCATTGACTTCTACTCTATCCTGGAATACCCAAACGCAAAAAGTTGTAAATAAAGCCAACAAGATTGTGGGTTTCCTTAAAAGGAATGTCGGTCCAGGAAACAGAGAAGTCTTTTCTCGTCTGTACAAGGCCCTGGTTATACCTATCCTGGAATATGCTGTTCCTCTctggtaacctgcgatcaggcgtacttttccttagacatggtgGGAAAAGGTAcacctgatacaatttcttaacgagtcgtctgctcgCAGTCCAGAAtatggactttactctgattggccgaaaaacaatagagcttttggagcctcgctccgattggttacagaattgcaaatcatacttcttgtaaatcggttaacagctgatgaaattatggcCGCCAAGAAGGATTtcaacacgagtgatgtttaggctctgtttacagctgctgttgcttcgacttcagatttttttcaaaaacctttaaaggaagagcggagagaatgcatccgaagaatggtttgaGTAAAAGAAGACATTACAGTTGTACTTCCTACAGGATTTCGCAATAGTGTTATTAATACAGGCCCGAACATTCTAGAAGAAAATGCATCGTTCTTCTTCCAAatcgaaaacgtttgtagttgtggcaagtcctttggaatatattcggaagcaacaagttgtgaatccaaaaagaactgaatagaactttagggctgccacattcggggaatcagctgagcttgaaagagaaattcgacactgtttacggaatcgctgaacaatctgaacacacttctaacaaaatgatagctgagtagctgctgctgaaaaactagaatttctcaaagtccattttcctcatatctatttttatagcatcttttattggcatctcaaatattcaagtttaaataaagtttattgtactgttgattgcgcctgatgatcacatgaagaattcgggctttttctgccattttatctcgaaattctttgttccttgatggtttgaacagagaaatcgcaccaactgtcaagcaggatttgcagaaacagctttgattgcagaaatcaaagccagagtgctattttaggggtggcgaatggttcatcaaaaactctgggtctcgcaaaattttagtcgaatttcaaaggtctcgcagtctcgttttttgagcggttatgtgcgtctcgcagtctcgttttttatatgaaggtgtcaaacactttgaagtctcggtctcgcaatctaaaaagtcaaaatgtctcgggctcgcaaagaaaaacgctggtctcgccgtctcgcaaagtctcgcatttactgTATCGCTAAATAACTATTATCGATAATTGTAAAGTGTAATTAAGCACATTAAGCGTTACGTCACTAAGACTAATTAACTAGTTCACTGCTAAATGGTGAAGACGTACGGACAGATCAATTGATTTCGAACCGTACCAATATATTGTCAACCATACAATAAAAAGGTTTGAATCACCGCATCGTACGCTCATCATtacatttaccattcgccaccccttattttgttttttgtcgcATCTTTACTTGAATCGGAGCGGgcaggtaatttccggtaaaatctgattggctcacatttatagcatgacacatgataacatcactcttgacaggtgggcggcagacgactcgttaagaaattgtatcaggcgtactttttagcgccctgtctcaagaaaagtacgcttgatcgcaggttacctcTCTGGTCACCCTATTCACAGAGAAACATTGACGCTCTTGAACGAGTCCAACGGAGGACCTCAAAGTACGCTCTCCCGATTTCATATAGGGACTCTTCTTATGAAGAAAGACTAGCAATGCTTGGGTGGTCCAGTCTGCAATCAAGGAggtgttatttatctttgttagAGTGCTATAAGACTGTTCATGGTCTTAATGGCCTTAACTGTAAgatattttgaatttaattcTTATGGTAAAACAAGGTCAAACCATTCATTTAAATTAAGACAGCCATTAGCTAGAGTAAACTCTTTTTTCCATACATTCTGTGTTAGAATTAGTAAACACTGGAGTACTCTTCCCAAAGAGATAGTGGATGAATGGGATTTTAGCATTTTTCGAAGCAAACTTAGAATTAaagttttgtaaaattttgtaaattttcaGCCAATTTTTAATAATTCTTAGATTTTAAATTGTATTATAACTTCCTTTTATTTTACATAGGGAGCGTCcttgatagggataacctctgacGTTTCCTCTTAATATGTATCTTTTACATAATAAAgcatgatttgatttgatttgatttgaaggCAATTGGTGTTTTCGTTTCTGGCAGTGAAACCAAACAATTGGGCTGGAAGACCATGGAAACCATCAGTGAAGTGGAGAGAAATTGGGCCAAATGGAAGACTTGAATataatgagcgcaccgtcgacctcaggtttgtcagttgaattactgttacgagttattgacgttaaatatggttactttactttactgtactttagttttataactttcaaggagaa
Above is a window of Montipora capricornis isolate CH-2021 chromosome 6, ASM3666992v2, whole genome shotgun sequence DNA encoding:
- the LOC138051364 gene encoding uncharacterized protein; this translates as MCDKEPSLCTARDSAKRAVHYTGKKTNPHFALVNDKETKDNFKSKKKNMTSTDFEVCLKDIQRYNRLHDPITVNYITAGFAVAVKVH